In Artemia franciscana chromosome 4, ASM3288406v1, whole genome shotgun sequence, a single window of DNA contains:
- the LOC136025648 gene encoding uncharacterized protein LOC136025648, which yields MVSGEVGVSVQECQQMWRSLRDGYMREKRSHMLTKSGSAAVKEKKPWKWYNHMIFLSDHISFRPTQSNFELPIRVEVGSGGEIQETEEPEENVIYEDSGQVQLDYVEETNPILFESPNGRTSSCSFAQPRSPTPKRKKASKGECSKSEFERDLIGIVGKEQDPDEMFCLVLAADIKKLSDKKKASIKFKIQELLFKLSIDQISLD from the exons ATGGTCTCAGGGGAAGTTGGTGTTAGTG TGCAAGAATGTCAACAAATGTGGCGTTCTCTAAGAGATGGATATATGAGAGAGAAACGCTCTCACATGCTGACAAAGAGTGGATCAGCAGCAGTGAAGGAGAAGAAGCCCTGGAAATGGTACAACCACATGATCTTCCTGAGTGACCATATTTCATTTAGACCAACACAGTCAAACTTTGAGTTACCAATTAGG gtTGAAGTTGGGTCAGGCGGAGAGATCCAAGAGACAGAGGAACCCGAAGAAAATGTCATATATGAAGACAGTGGCCAGGTCCAGTTAGACTATGTGGAAGAAACGAATCCCATCTTGTTTGAATCCCCAAATGGCAGGACATCGTCGTGCTCATTCGCTCAGCCCAGGTCCCCCACCCCGAAGAGAAAGAAAGCTTCGAAGGGAGAGTGTTCAAAGTCAGAATTCGAGAGAGATCTGATCGGTATTGTTGGAAAGGAGCAAGACCCAGACGAGATGTTTTGTCTTGTTCTTGCTGCAGATATTAAAAAACTAAGTGACAAAAAGAAAGCttccatcaaatttaaaattcaggaGCTTCTTTTCAAATTGTCTATTGATCAGATCTCTCTCGACTGA
- the LOC136025649 gene encoding uncharacterized protein LOC136025649 produces MRALSQIQKKAIAAYLLSKRRKQEQLYGSAKQATRRWWVRPVLRKRETDGAFSKLVQYLEKEDPQWYFEYLRMTPTKFKELLAIVKSKIEKKHTNWKRPISAATRLALTIRHLATGESKRSLSYQYLIGRSTVTLIVAETTEAIWTSMKSQCLKPPTQSTFQTIADKFLRRWDFPN; encoded by the exons ATGAGAGCATTAAGCCAAATCCAGAAGAAGGCTATTGCAGCGTATCTTCTGAGTAAGCGAAGAAAGCAG GAGCAGCTATATGGAAGTGCAAAACAAGCTACACGGAGGTGGTGGGTCAGACCAGTCCttagaaaaagagaaacagaTGGTGCCTTCAGCAAATTGGTGCAGTATCTAGAAAAGGAAGATCCACAATGGTATTTCGAATACCTTAGAATGACTCCTACAAAATTCAAGGAACTCTTAGCAATTGTTAAAAGTAAGATTGAGAAGAAACATACCAATTGGAAAAGACCTATTTCAGCAGCTACGAGACTTGCACTGACGATCAGGCATCTTGCTACAGGAGAGTCAAAGAGGTCTTTGTCCTACCAGTATTTGATTGGCCGTTCAACAGTGACTCTTATAGTGGCAGAAACGACAGAGGCCATTTGGACTAGCATGAAAAGCCAATGTTTGAAGCCACCAACCCAATCCACGTTCCAGACAATCGCTGACAAGTTTCTGAGGCGGTGGGACTTTCCAAATTAG